One Periophthalmus magnuspinnatus isolate fPerMag1 chromosome 8, fPerMag1.2.pri, whole genome shotgun sequence genomic window carries:
- the LOC129456451 gene encoding LOW QUALITY PROTEIN: E3 ubiquitin-protein ligase TRIM39-like (The sequence of the model RefSeq protein was modified relative to this genomic sequence to represent the inferred CDS: inserted 1 base in 1 codon): MSSTSERSSEETFLCAICLEVFSEPVSTPCGHNFCRRCISQASDTDGLTCPLCKEVFHSRPQLSVSMLLKEVASGFNLERNKRKSMDQMPVLKEVQCDVCSEPKLKAIKSCLVCQTSFCESHIQRHLTVSGLKRHHLMEPVENLEDRTCPTHQRPLELFCATDEKSICVICSILEHKNHEFLSLEEACEHRRSSLLQTQAQNQHMVEQRRQKIQEIQILLELSETEALRERAAGLQAFTALMQSVQRRMDLFLVELQEKQSRSHRRAQDLVQRLQQEICDLEQSSADAERLSRSHDSLHFLHHCPAPTPPAGLKEWSSVSFELEMCEGSVTRALSVLENSLSQEFNKQFKELASEFNKTELRRVQQCAVEVTLGPDTAHPELVLXDLKQVHHTDVRKQLPDSPLRFDKCVNVLEKQSFSSGRFYFEVQVKGKTNWDLGVAQESINRKGNITACPEHGLWCIVLRNKDEYKACSSPPVPLSPQRAPEKVGVFVDYGKGLVSFYDAHSADLLYSFTDCCFREKLFPFFSPCDYAAGSNSAPLVLTAVETLSSDKVQK, encoded by the exons atgtcctccaccaGTGAAAGGAGCTCTGAGGAGACGTTCCTATGCGCCATCTGTCTGGAGGTGTTCTCTGAGCCAGTGTCCACTCCATGTGGACACAACTTCTGCCGACGCTGCATCTCTCAGGCCTCAGACACTGATGGGCTGACATGTCCTCTGTGTAAAGAGGTGTTCCACAGCAGACCGCAGCTCAGTGTCAGTATGCTCCTGAAGGAGGTGGCCTCAGGGTTTAACCTGGAGAGGAACAAAAGAAAATCTATGGATCAGATGCCCGTCTTGAAAGAGGTGCAGTGTGACGTGTGCTCTGAGCCCAAGCTGAAGGCCATCAAGTCCTGCCTGGTGTGTCAGACCTCCTTCTGTGAGAGCCACATCCAGCGTCATCTCACAGTCTCTGGGCTGAAAAGACACCACTTGATGGAGCCAGTGGAAAACCTGGAAGACAGGACGTGTCCCACAcaccagcgccccctggagcTCTTCTGTGCCACTGATGAGAAGAGCATTTGTGTGATATGCTCCATTTTAGAGCATAAGAACCATGAGTTCTTGTCTCTGGAGGAGGCGTGTGAGCACAGGAGGTCCTCTCTGCTGCAGACTCAGGCTCAGAACCAGCAcatggtggagcagaggaggcagaagatCCAGGAGATCCAGATCCTCCTGGAGCTGAGTGAGACAGAGGCCCTCAGAGAGAGGGCTGCAGGGCTGCAGGCCTTCACTGCTCTTATGCAGTCTGTTCAGAGGCGTATGGACCTCTTCTTAGTCGAGCTCCAGGAGAAGCAGAGCCGGAGCCACAGACGAGCCCAGGATCTGGTGCAGCGGCTGCAGCAGGAGATCTGtgatctggagcagagcagcgCTGATGCCGAACGTCTCTCACGCTCTCATGACTCCCTCCACTTTCTACACCACTGCCCTGCACCCACGCCCCCTGCTGGGCTTAAGGAGTGGAGCAGTGTGAGCTTTGAGCTTGAGATGTGTGAGGGCAGTGTGACCCGGGCTCTGTCTGTGCTGGAGAACAGTCTCTCTCAGGAGTTTAACAAACAGTTTAAAGAACTGGCCTCAGAGtttaacaaaactgagctgaGGAGAGTGCAGCAGTGTGCAGTGGAGGTCACTTTGGGTCCAGACACAGCTCATCCTGAACTCGTTC AAGATCTCAAACAGGTTCATCACACTGATGTGAGGAAGCAGCTCCCAGACTCTCCTCTGAGGTTTGAtaaatgtgttaatgttttaGAAAAACAAAGTTTCTCTTCTGGCAGGTTTTACTTTGAGGTTCAGGTCAAAGGGAAAACAAACTGGGATTTAGGAGTGGCCCAAGAGTCCATCAACAGGAAGGGAAACATCACTGCATGTCCTGAACATGGGCTGTGGTGCATTGTCTTAAGAAACAAAGATGAATACAAAGCTtgctcttctcctcctgtccccctgtcccctcAGAGAGCTCCTGAGAAGGTGGGGGTGTTTGTGGACTATGGAAAGGGTCTGGTCTCCTTTTATGATGCACAttctgcagatctcctctactCCTTCACAGACTGTTGCTTCAGGGAGAAGCTGTTTCCATTTTTCAGTCCCTGTGACTACGCTGCAGGAtcaaactctgctcctctggtcctcacTGCAGTGGAGACTTTGAGCAGtgacaaagtacaaaagtaa